Part of the Leptodactylus fuscus isolate aLepFus1 chromosome 6, aLepFus1.hap2, whole genome shotgun sequence genome, TCCTGCAGGCTTTCTGCATGGTATTTCTCATAGGTCTCTGAAAAATCCTTTTGTAAAAACTCTACACCGTCATCACTCCCCATGCCATCACTACCAGTCCCATCATCTTCTTCCTCAACATCTTCCTCTGTGCTATCTCCTTTGGCAAAAGAGTTGGCATGGAGGGATGGAAGAGAGGCAAGCCCTCTCCGTTGAGGTGGGCACAAGTCTGGTTCCTCCTGGTCATGATCCTCCATCAGGAATTGTGTGGTGTTATAAGGTGCCACTGGCTGCCCTTTGGCAAACATTTCAGCCCTCATCCTGGATGCCCTCTGAGACTCACGCTCCTCCAGACGCTTCTTCTCCTCCCAGGTTAGTTTGTTGTAAGGCTTCCACCGCCTCTTCTTTTTGGATGGGCGCCTTCGATGCCTTTTCTTGCCTAGCTCCTTCCACTCTTCTTCCTGCTGGGATTTGGCACGGCTAAGCTGTCCAGGCTTATGATAGTCACCCACCTTGCCGCCGTGGTCCTCTTTTTCTGGGCAGGACAGGGTGGAGGGATTTCTCATCTGGCACTCCCCTCTCTCCTCCTCTGCAATTGGTTGCCACCCACTATCTTCTTGGCTGGCCAGCAGGGATCCCCCACCTGCCAAACTTTTGCAAGGCAGGGTTGGCTCCTGAACTCCGACCTCAGCCATGGCACCC contains:
- the HEXIM1 gene encoding protein HEXIM1, which encodes MAEVGVQEPTLPCKSLAGGGSLLASQEDSGWQPIAEEERGECQMRNPSTLSCPEKEDHGGKVGDYHKPGQLSRAKSQQEEEWKELGKKRHRRRPSKKKRRWKPYNKLTWEEKKRLEERESQRASRMRAEMFAKGQPVAPYNTTQFLMEDHDQEEPDLCPPQRRGLASLPSLHANSFAKGDSTEEDVEEEDDGTGSDGMGSDDGVEFLQKDFSETYEKYHAESLQDMSKQELIREYLELEKCLSRMEEENNRLRLKEVTTLQVAGTQESRIRELEMELEKLKEENRRLLREREQVVADPSGQ